A region from the Metopolophium dirhodum isolate CAU chromosome 9, ASM1992520v1, whole genome shotgun sequence genome encodes:
- the LOC132952003 gene encoding uncharacterized protein LOC132952003, which translates to MTDIEKNTNKAKFTKLPSYPAIEPQSSNENFSKTDITSAESHDLMNQREEVELECKNYFESVFNLTKPLNGNSNDKKDNNILNDVTLTKDMVISAVDCFITDLNNDIKVESTTTLRSEIEETHKEDVQTNITVLRSEVTNGNWSKNITTSKILHDLEDQQEEGMELESENFKSIVNPTTPLYENNNTENILNDEILTKDGVMSAIDILLIDMNNDVKVELTTPPRPEKKRTHREGVRMNTTALRREMHIKKRLQNNKHK; encoded by the exons ATGACAGATATCGAGAAAAATACAA ATAAAGCAAAATTTACCAAATTACCGTCTTACCCAGCCATTGAACCGCAGTCCTCGAATGAAAATTTTTCCAAAACAGATATAACATCTGCAGAGTCACATGATCTGATGAACCAACGCGAAGAAGTTGAGTTAGAATGCAAGAATTATTTTGAATCAGTTTTCAACTTAACGAAACCTTTAAATGGAAATAGTAACGATAAAAAAGACAACAACATACTGAATGATGTGACACTGACAAAGGATATGGTTATAAG CGCCGTAGACTGTTTTATAACTGATTTGAATAACGACATCAAAGTGGAGTCAACAACTACTCTGCGGTCAGAGATAGAGGAAACCCACAAAGAAGACGTCCAAACGAATATTACAGTTTTAAGAAGTGAAGTCACAAACGGAAATTGGtccaaaaatattacaacatcTAAAATATTACATGATCTAGAGGATCAACAAGAAGAAGGCATGGAGTTGGAATCGGAGAATTTCAAATCAATTGTAAACCCAACGACGCCattgtatgaaaataataacacgGAAAACATACTAAATGATGAGATACTAACGAAGGATGGAGTTAtgag CGCCATCGACATACTGTTAATCGATATGAATAACGACGTCAAAGTAGAGTTAACAACTCCTCCACGGCCAGAGAAAAAAAGAACCCACAGAGAAGGCGTTCGAATGAATACTACAGCTTTAAGAAGAGAAATGCATATCAAAAAGAGActccaaaataataaacacaaataa